The following are from one region of the Petrotoga mobilis SJ95 genome:
- the kamB gene encoding lysine 5,6-aminomutase reactivase subunit KamB, with product MKSVSIVGLEKNTGKTETINFLLKTLNKRVGITSIGLDGEPIDQLTSLPKPHIGIVKGTIFATAEKYYKLKRFHSEILSVDDDLRTPLGRIVVSKALENGEVILAGPQKIKDIKTLIEKMLKLGAQIVLIDGALSRLTPASPVITDAMILATGAAVSLNINELVKKTKFVTDLIQLEKENNSELENLTDGIYAIDERAIKLSIRSLLSFEECDKPILDYGKKFYICGALGESFLKYLSKEKNLNEVELIVKDFTKIFVKPETYYTFIQKGGKIKVLHSTKLLAITINPISPYGYTMDSDEIIKRLKEAINIPIINVRESQSWMI from the coding sequence TTGAAAAGTGTCTCTATTGTTGGTCTTGAAAAAAATACCGGAAAAACAGAAACGATAAATTTTTTATTAAAAACCCTCAATAAAAGAGTTGGAATTACTTCTATCGGCTTAGATGGCGAACCAATAGATCAATTAACTTCTTTGCCAAAACCTCACATAGGAATTGTAAAAGGAACAATCTTTGCTACCGCTGAAAAATATTACAAACTAAAAAGATTTCATTCTGAAATCTTGTCCGTTGATGACGATTTAAGAACACCTTTAGGAAGAATAGTTGTATCCAAGGCACTTGAAAATGGCGAGGTAATATTGGCCGGCCCTCAAAAGATCAAAGACATAAAAACTCTCATAGAAAAAATGTTAAAATTAGGAGCACAGATAGTCTTAATAGATGGCGCGTTATCGAGACTCACTCCCGCTTCACCAGTTATTACTGATGCTATGATACTTGCAACAGGAGCAGCTGTAAGTCTAAACATAAATGAACTTGTTAAAAAAACCAAATTTGTTACAGATTTGATCCAATTAGAAAAAGAGAATAACAGCGAATTGGAAAATCTGACAGATGGAATATATGCAATAGATGAAAGAGCTATTAAATTATCCATAAGATCACTACTCTCTTTTGAAGAATGTGACAAGCCAATTCTTGATTACGGGAAAAAGTTTTATATATGTGGTGCTTTGGGGGAAAGCTTTTTGAAGTATCTATCTAAGGAAAAAAATTTAAACGAAGTAGAATTAATAGTAAAAGATTTCACTAAAATATTTGTAAAACCAGAAACTTATTACACATTTATACAAAAAGGCGGAAAAATAAAGGTACTCCACAGTACAAAATTATTGGCTATAACTATTAATCCTATCTCTCCATACGGATATACTATGGACTCAGATGAAATCATAAAGAGATTAAAAGAAGCAATAAACATACCGATAATAAACGTGAGGGAAAGTCAATCATGGATGATTTAG
- the kamA gene encoding lysine 2,3-aminomutase, producing MNIPRNYKEIPLWKDVTEEEWKDWHWQLRNRITDVEKLRQIINLTPEEEQGIKNTLKTLRMAITPYFATLMDPDNPKCPIRRQAVPSSKELIKGPWDQIDPLHEDADSPAPGLTHRYPDRVLFLITDMCSMYCRHCTRRRFAGQTDSNRKRNEIDASLQYIRDTPQVRDVLLSGGDALMAGIPILEYILSELKKIPHVEVVRIGTRVPVVFPQLITDNLVNVLKKYHPLWLNTQFNHPKEITPESAEACRKLADAGIPLGNQSVLLRGVNDSKYIIMELVHELVKIRVRPYYLYQCDLSQGIEHFRTSVSKGIEIMESLIGHTSGFAIPEFVVDAPGGGGKIRIMPNYLISQNKDTVILRNYEGVISTYHEPKDTTTDVDDSLYREKYEWFGVARLFDDKEKLSLEPDLLERHERVKKRKKYEELGGKNEIRRDKN from the coding sequence ATGAATATCCCTAGAAATTACAAGGAGATACCCTTATGGAAAGATGTGACCGAAGAAGAATGGAAAGATTGGCATTGGCAACTCAGAAACAGAATTACAGATGTCGAAAAATTAAGGCAGATAATCAATTTAACCCCTGAAGAGGAACAAGGGATTAAAAACACTTTAAAAACTTTGAGAATGGCTATTACACCCTATTTTGCTACTCTAATGGATCCTGATAACCCCAAATGTCCGATTAGAAGGCAAGCCGTACCCAGCTCAAAAGAATTGATAAAGGGCCCATGGGACCAAATAGATCCACTCCATGAAGATGCAGATTCGCCCGCACCCGGGCTTACTCATAGATATCCCGACAGAGTGCTATTTTTAATAACTGATATGTGCTCGATGTACTGCAGGCATTGCACTAGAAGAAGGTTCGCCGGTCAGACAGATTCCAACAGAAAAAGGAACGAGATCGATGCCTCACTTCAATACATACGAGATACCCCTCAAGTTAGAGACGTACTTTTATCCGGTGGGGATGCCTTAATGGCTGGAATACCTATTCTAGAATATATATTAAGTGAGTTGAAGAAAATACCCCATGTGGAGGTAGTAAGAATAGGGACGAGAGTTCCCGTGGTATTCCCTCAACTAATTACAGATAATTTAGTTAACGTACTCAAAAAATACCATCCTTTATGGCTCAACACTCAGTTCAATCATCCAAAAGAAATAACCCCGGAATCTGCTGAAGCTTGCCGAAAACTAGCCGATGCTGGGATCCCACTTGGAAACCAATCAGTACTGCTAAGGGGGGTGAACGACAGCAAATATATTATTATGGAATTAGTGCATGAATTGGTGAAAATACGGGTGAGGCCATACTACTTATACCAATGTGATTTATCGCAAGGTATAGAACATTTCAGAACATCGGTATCAAAAGGTATAGAGATTATGGAATCCCTTATTGGCCATACATCCGGATTTGCCATACCTGAGTTCGTCGTAGATGCACCAGGGGGTGGGGGAAAGATTAGAATAATGCCAAACTATTTGATATCACAAAACAAGGATACTGTAATCTTAAGAAATTACGAAGGTGTGATATCAACCTACCACGAGCCCAAAGATACAACCACTGACGTTGATGATTCACTTTACAGAGAAAAATATGAGTGGTTTGGGGTGGCAAGACTATTCGATGATAAAGAAAAATTAAGCTTGGAACCTGATCTTTTAGAAAGACATGAAAGAGTAAAAAAACGCAAGAAATATGAAGAACTAGGGGGTAAAAATGAAATACGAAGAGATAAAAATTAA
- a CDS encoding 3-oxoacid CoA-transferase subunit B, with protein MNEKERIAKRVAKELKPGNIVNLGIGLPTLVSNFVSKDAEIFFQGENGILGIASEIPEEISNPNLINAGGKYVDIIPGAMIFDSAFSFALIRGGHIDVTVLGAFQVDQEGHLANWMVPGKVIAGMGGAMDLVTGAKKVIIAMTHTSKGTPKIIKKCSLPLTSIRRVDLIVTEFSVIEPTDNGLLLKEISPDITLEELKEITEAELIVPDDLKLMEF; from the coding sequence ATGAATGAAAAAGAAAGGATCGCTAAAAGGGTAGCAAAAGAATTGAAACCAGGAAATATTGTCAACTTAGGAATCGGTTTGCCGACTTTGGTATCTAACTTTGTGTCTAAAGATGCTGAAATATTTTTCCAAGGAGAAAACGGGATTCTCGGAATAGCTTCAGAGATTCCTGAAGAAATATCTAACCCCAACTTAATCAATGCAGGCGGAAAATATGTGGATATAATACCCGGTGCAATGATATTTGATTCTGCTTTTTCTTTTGCGTTAATTAGAGGAGGTCATATAGATGTAACGGTTCTTGGAGCTTTTCAAGTTGATCAGGAAGGACACCTAGCAAACTGGATGGTCCCCGGAAAAGTTATCGCTGGCATGGGTGGAGCAATGGACTTAGTTACCGGTGCAAAAAAGGTAATAATAGCTATGACACACACCTCAAAAGGTACACCTAAAATAATTAAAAAGTGTTCTTTACCTTTAACCTCAATCAGAAGGGTTGATTTGATAGTAACCGAGTTTTCTGTCATTGAACCAACTGATAATGGGTTATTATTAAAAGAGATTTCCCCTGACATTACTTTAGAAGAATTAAAGGAAATAACTGAAGCAGAACTAATAGTTCCAGACGACTTAAAACTTATGGAATTCTAA
- the kce gene encoding 3-keto-5-aminohexanoate cleavage enzyme: MEKLIITAALTGAEVTREQQPALPMSPQEIAQAAYDCYLAGASIVHVHARDQKGNPTQSIYVYKEIKEEIESRCNIIFQPSTGGAVYHTFEERRQPLELNPEMATLSAGTTNFGKDIFLNTEEYIEKFAHEMKQRKIKPEIEVFERGHINNALRIEKKGLIDRPIHFDFVMGVPGAIPGEIDDLIYLVSHIPPNSTWTVAGIGKYELSLAVHAILMGGHVRVGFEDNIYFKKGELAKSNAQLVERIAKISIELGREVAGPEEARKILNIGGEG, translated from the coding sequence ATGGAAAAGTTAATTATCACTGCAGCCTTAACAGGAGCCGAAGTAACTAGGGAACAACAACCTGCCTTGCCGATGTCTCCTCAAGAAATAGCCCAAGCAGCTTACGATTGTTATTTAGCTGGTGCTTCTATCGTTCATGTCCATGCAAGAGATCAAAAAGGAAATCCAACTCAATCTATATATGTATATAAAGAGATTAAAGAAGAGATAGAAAGTAGATGTAACATCATCTTTCAACCCTCTACAGGCGGGGCTGTTTATCACACTTTTGAAGAAAGAAGACAGCCATTAGAACTAAACCCAGAGATGGCTACTCTATCGGCCGGAACAACAAACTTTGGAAAAGATATTTTTCTAAACACGGAGGAATACATCGAAAAATTTGCTCACGAGATGAAACAGAGAAAAATCAAGCCAGAGATAGAGGTATTTGAAAGGGGACATATAAATAACGCTCTAAGGATAGAAAAAAAAGGCTTAATAGACAGACCAATTCACTTTGATTTTGTAATGGGTGTTCCAGGGGCGATACCTGGTGAAATTGATGACCTTATATATCTTGTAAGTCATATCCCACCAAATAGTACCTGGACGGTGGCGGGAATAGGGAAGTATGAACTATCACTTGCGGTTCATGCCATATTGATGGGTGGGCATGTAAGGGTAGGATTCGAAGATAACATATACTTTAAAAAAGGAGAACTTGCCAAATCTAATGCCCAATTAGTCGAAAGAATAGCCAAAATATCTATAGAATTAGGTAGAGAAGTTGCTGGACCTGAAGAAGCCCGAAAAATATTAAACATTGGAGGTGAAGGATGA
- the kdd gene encoding L-erythro-3,5-diaminohexanoate dehydrogenase yields MKKGCPFGSHRVIEPKGLLPQAANKIDNSPEIYSNEILIDVLTLNIDSASFTQIKESCKNDVEKIKERIIEIVNEKGKMQNPVTGSGGMLIGIVEKIGSDFPHKDLKVGDKIATLVSLSATPLKINKIKKIKLENEQVDIQGKAILFESAIYAILPTDIPEKLALSALDVAGAPAQTSKLVKKGDTVCIIGGGGKSGILCSYQAMKITREKGKVIVVEYSGENAKRIKELNLADELIIADATKPIEVYQKVLEKNNGKLCDVTINNVNVPNTEMSSILITKDEGVVYFFSMATSFTKAALGAEGVGKDLTMIIGNGYTKGHADLTLQILRESSEIRSLFEKLYA; encoded by the coding sequence ATGAAAAAAGGTTGTCCATTCGGCTCTCATAGAGTTATCGAACCAAAAGGGTTGTTGCCTCAAGCCGCAAACAAAATAGATAACTCACCAGAAATATATTCAAATGAGATATTAATAGATGTACTAACCTTAAATATAGATTCCGCAAGTTTTACCCAGATAAAAGAATCATGTAAAAATGATGTTGAGAAAATAAAAGAGCGAATTATAGAAATAGTAAACGAAAAAGGAAAGATGCAAAATCCCGTTACCGGTTCCGGGGGAATGCTTATAGGGATAGTAGAAAAAATTGGTTCAGATTTTCCACACAAAGATTTAAAAGTTGGAGACAAAATTGCCACCCTTGTTTCCCTATCAGCCACACCTCTAAAAATTAACAAAATAAAAAAAATAAAATTGGAAAATGAACAGGTAGATATACAAGGTAAAGCCATATTATTTGAAAGCGCAATTTATGCTATTTTACCAACAGATATCCCAGAAAAATTAGCCTTATCGGCTTTGGATGTTGCTGGAGCTCCTGCTCAAACATCTAAATTAGTTAAAAAAGGGGACACAGTTTGCATCATTGGCGGTGGAGGAAAATCAGGAATACTATGCTCTTACCAAGCAATGAAAATTACTAGAGAAAAAGGGAAAGTTATAGTTGTCGAATATTCTGGAGAAAATGCAAAAAGGATAAAAGAGTTGAATTTAGCAGATGAATTGATAATTGCAGATGCAACCAAACCAATTGAAGTATATCAAAAAGTATTGGAAAAAAACAATGGGAAACTTTGCGATGTAACGATTAACAACGTGAACGTCCCTAATACCGAAATGTCATCGATTTTAATAACGAAAGATGAAGGCGTGGTCTATTTTTTTTCTATGGCAACATCTTTTACCAAGGCAGCCTTGGGAGCAGAAGGAGTTGGAAAGGATTTAACCATGATCATAGGAAATGGTTACACAAAGGGTCATGCGGATTTAACCCTTCAAATATTGAGAGAGTCAAGTGAAATAAGATCTTTGTTTGAAAAATTATATGCATGA
- the kamE gene encoding lysine 5,6-aminomutase subunit beta — translation MSGGSYSTEKKGFDETLNLKAIKPYGDAMNDGKMQLSFTLPVPDGEEAIESAKQLLMKMGLEEPMVVYHKELTKGFTFFICYGSCTHTLDYTAIQVPHIKTKTMSMEEIDEYIRKYIGRKIKVIGASTGTDAHTVGIDAIMNRKGYAGHYGLERYEMFETLNMGSQVLNEVFVAKALEFEADALLVSQTVTQKNIHVKNLTELVELLEAEGIRHKVILIVGGPRITHQLAKEIGFDAGFGPNTYPEDVASYIAQELFQRLQENKQ, via the coding sequence ATGAGCGGAGGATCATACTCAACAGAAAAAAAAGGTTTCGATGAAACTCTAAACCTAAAAGCCATAAAACCGTATGGAGACGCAATGAACGATGGAAAAATGCAATTAAGCTTCACATTACCTGTTCCTGATGGAGAAGAGGCGATAGAATCTGCGAAACAATTACTGATGAAAATGGGTTTAGAAGAACCTATGGTTGTTTATCACAAGGAGTTGACCAAGGGTTTCACTTTTTTCATCTGCTATGGAAGTTGCACACATACTCTTGATTATACTGCAATTCAAGTTCCTCACATAAAAACTAAAACAATGTCAATGGAAGAAATAGACGAATACATTAGAAAGTATATAGGTAGGAAAATAAAGGTAATAGGGGCTTCAACTGGAACAGATGCGCATACTGTGGGTATCGATGCAATAATGAACCGTAAAGGATACGCTGGACATTATGGTTTGGAAAGATACGAAATGTTTGAAACCCTGAACATGGGAAGTCAAGTTTTGAATGAGGTTTTCGTTGCCAAAGCATTAGAATTTGAAGCCGACGCCTTACTCGTCTCTCAAACTGTCACTCAAAAAAATATACATGTAAAAAACCTCACAGAATTAGTAGAATTATTGGAAGCCGAAGGAATCAGACACAAAGTAATTCTTATCGTAGGAGGTCCCCGAATAACTCATCAATTAGCCAAAGAAATAGGTTTTGATGCAGGATTTGGACCAAACACATATCCCGAAGACGTTGCATCTTACATAGCACAAGAATTATTTCAGAGATTACAGGAAAACAAACAATAA
- the kamD gene encoding lysine 5,6-aminomutase subunit alpha — protein MNKLNLDQNKIEHARNLAKNIALDVQKYVEERSTVSTERAICRLLGIDGVDKNDVPLPNRVVEHIKEIGLLNEGAAYLIGNALKETGLTPQEIAEKISVEELDLSKIKINTDIKIQKALDPYVDSMINLIENNKRKRKTYLEKLGEGPQPYLYVIVATGNIYEDVVQAQAAARQGADIIAVIRSTGQSLLDFVPYGPTTEGFGGTFATQENFKIMRKALDEVGEEIGRYIRLVNYASGLCMPEIAAMGAMERLDVMLNDALYGILFRDINMKRTIIDQYFSRVINGFADIIINTGEDNYLTTADAYEEAHTVLTSQFINEQLALIAGIPEEQMGLGHAFEMDPDITNGFLYELAQAQMAREIFPKSPLKYMPPTKHMTGNIFKGHIQNAMFNVVSIITEQGIQLLGMLTEAIHTPFMSDRYLSIENAKYIFNNLRNIADEIEFKKDGIIHKRAQQVLDESIALLEKMNEDGLFVSLSKGTFANIKRPIDGGKGLEGVFEKGKHYFNPFITKMLEGKQR, from the coding sequence GTGAACAAATTAAATTTGGATCAAAATAAAATTGAACATGCCAGAAACTTAGCTAAAAATATCGCCTTGGATGTTCAAAAATATGTTGAGGAAAGATCCACTGTTTCAACCGAAAGAGCGATATGCAGATTATTAGGTATAGATGGTGTAGATAAAAATGATGTACCCCTCCCCAACAGAGTTGTAGAACATATAAAAGAGATAGGTCTACTGAACGAAGGAGCTGCATACTTAATTGGTAACGCTTTAAAAGAAACGGGGTTAACCCCTCAAGAGATAGCAGAAAAAATATCGGTTGAAGAATTAGATTTATCAAAGATTAAAATAAACACCGACATCAAAATTCAAAAAGCATTGGACCCCTATGTTGATTCAATGATTAATTTGATAGAAAACAACAAAAGAAAAAGAAAAACTTATTTAGAAAAATTAGGCGAAGGTCCTCAACCATACTTATACGTCATCGTAGCAACAGGTAATATATATGAAGACGTTGTTCAAGCTCAAGCTGCTGCAAGACAAGGAGCAGATATAATTGCAGTAATCAGGTCCACAGGTCAAAGCCTTTTGGATTTCGTCCCATACGGTCCAACTACGGAAGGATTTGGAGGCACTTTTGCTACACAAGAAAACTTTAAAATAATGCGGAAAGCTTTAGATGAAGTTGGGGAAGAGATAGGTAGATACATAAGACTTGTGAATTATGCATCAGGATTATGCATGCCTGAGATAGCAGCTATGGGGGCGATGGAACGATTAGATGTTATGTTAAATGACGCTTTATACGGTATCCTATTCAGAGACATCAACATGAAAAGAACGATAATAGACCAATACTTTTCAAGAGTTATTAACGGTTTTGCTGATATTATAATAAATACCGGAGAAGATAACTACTTAACAACTGCCGATGCATATGAAGAAGCTCACACAGTCTTAACCTCTCAATTCATAAACGAACAGTTAGCATTAATTGCCGGCATACCTGAAGAGCAGATGGGATTAGGCCATGCTTTCGAAATGGATCCGGATATTACGAACGGCTTTTTATACGAGTTGGCCCAAGCTCAAATGGCAAGGGAAATATTTCCAAAATCTCCCTTAAAGTATATGCCGCCAACAAAACATATGACAGGTAACATCTTCAAAGGGCATATACAAAACGCTATGTTCAACGTAGTTTCAATCATAACTGAACAAGGGATACAATTGTTAGGCATGCTCACAGAGGCTATTCATACACCTTTTATGTCTGATAGATATCTCTCAATAGAAAACGCAAAATACATATTCAACAATCTAAGAAATATTGCTGATGAAATCGAATTCAAAAAAGATGGCATCATTCACAAAAGAGCCCAGCAAGTACTAGACGAATCGATTGCACTATTGGAAAAAATGAATGAAGATGGACTGTTCGTTTCTCTTTCTAAGGGCACCTTTGCAAACATTAAAAGACCCATCGATGGCGGGAAAGGTTTGGAAGGTGTATTTGAAAAAGGGAAACATTACTTTAACCCTTTTATAACAAAAATGTTGGAGGGAAAACAAAGATGA
- a CDS encoding MaoC family dehydratase — MKYEEIKINQAYETDKKITANMVESFAEITGDKNPIHLDEEFASHTLFKKRIVHGMLSVSIISSILGMEFPGPGTIYMKQEVKFLKPIYIDEKITVKITVKDKIEEKFRLVLATQIIKEDGSLGIDGEALVLFKS, encoded by the coding sequence ATGAAATACGAAGAGATAAAAATTAATCAAGCTTATGAAACGGATAAAAAAATAACCGCCAACATGGTAGAATCTTTTGCAGAGATAACAGGCGATAAAAACCCTATTCATTTAGACGAAGAATTTGCATCTCACACCTTATTCAAAAAAAGAATAGTTCATGGAATGTTGAGCGTGAGTATAATATCGTCCATTCTTGGCATGGAGTTCCCAGGTCCAGGAACTATATATATGAAGCAAGAGGTAAAATTCTTAAAACCCATATACATCGATGAAAAAATAACGGTTAAAATAACTGTGAAGGACAAAATAGAGGAAAAATTCAGATTAGTACTTGCAACACAAATAATAAAAGAGGATGGATCTTTGGGGATAGATGGTGAAGCTTTGGTATTATTCAAAAGCTGA
- the kal gene encoding 3-aminobutyryl-CoA ammonia lyase: MEKAIIRVRMGLQDAHYGGNLVDGAKILQLFGDVATELLIKHDGDEGLFKAYDNVEFISPVYAGDYIEAEGEITKVGNTSRTMSFEARKVITKRTDISDSAADYLEKPIIVCKASGTCVVPKDKKRK, translated from the coding sequence ATGGAAAAAGCGATTATACGCGTAAGAATGGGTTTGCAAGACGCTCATTATGGAGGTAACCTAGTAGATGGAGCAAAAATCCTACAATTATTTGGAGATGTTGCAACAGAGTTGCTCATAAAACATGATGGTGATGAAGGTTTATTTAAAGCATACGATAATGTAGAATTTATCTCTCCCGTTTATGCAGGGGATTATATCGAAGCAGAAGGAGAGATAACAAAGGTTGGAAATACCTCTAGAACTATGAGTTTTGAAGCTAGAAAGGTTATAACAAAGAGAACCGATATATCAGATTCGGCTGCGGATTACCTTGAAAAACCCATAATAGTTTGTAAGGCGAGCGGTACATGTGTAGTTCCAAAAGATAAAAAAAGGAAGTGA
- the kamC gene encoding lysine 5,6-aminomutase reactivase ATPase KamC, which translates to MDDLEYILQKLDVVTPLGVKKIKNLEFYTNTIQIKQELDKIEEAILAIKREKKSLSKIKSNLKYIKDINYIIGRLKNCEVLDDIELFEIKFFSIYYEEIRKLVNFSFLKLPSLEKVIAILDPEGNKLPTFYIYNSYSRELASIRRKRKNAPQEEKDLLYQKEMEIEEKIRYNLSVKLTEYSSELEQALKDLEELDFILAKAELAMNLKLSKPELSSNIEYEGLFNPLIKEQLEKTNQIYQPINIKLGKGTTLITGANMTGKTVILRSLALSQYLFQYGFYVPARHAKIKPVDKIFLVSGDYQSILSGLSSYAAEILKLNEILTYIKQDDSALILLDEIARNTNPHEGRLIVKAVIKILNNYHSISVVTTHFNNVAEKNIKKFRIKGIKKSLLKMYISPTDITELMDYSLIEDKKGKVPEEALTIAKMLNIDKEFINTIEELKKEDQL; encoded by the coding sequence ATGGATGATTTAGAATATATACTTCAAAAGTTAGATGTTGTTACTCCCTTAGGAGTAAAAAAAATAAAAAATTTAGAATTTTATACCAATACTATCCAAATAAAACAAGAACTGGATAAAATTGAGGAAGCTATATTAGCAATCAAAAGGGAAAAGAAATCACTAAGCAAAATCAAATCCAACCTCAAATACATAAAAGACATTAACTACATTATAGGAAGACTAAAAAACTGCGAGGTTTTGGATGATATAGAACTATTTGAAATAAAATTTTTTTCTATATATTATGAAGAAATAAGGAAACTAGTCAATTTCTCTTTTTTAAAACTACCTTCTTTGGAAAAAGTGATAGCCATTCTGGATCCAGAAGGGAACAAACTTCCAACATTTTACATTTACAATTCATACTCTCGTGAACTTGCATCGATCAGAAGAAAGAGAAAAAACGCTCCTCAAGAAGAAAAAGACTTATTATACCAAAAAGAAATGGAAATAGAAGAAAAAATAAGATATAACCTTTCTGTAAAATTGACAGAATATTCGTCAGAATTGGAACAGGCCTTAAAAGACCTAGAGGAATTAGATTTCATACTAGCTAAAGCAGAACTAGCAATGAACCTAAAGCTTTCAAAACCCGAACTTTCAAGCAATATAGAATATGAGGGATTATTCAATCCACTCATCAAAGAACAATTAGAAAAAACGAACCAAATATATCAACCGATAAACATAAAATTAGGTAAAGGAACAACGTTAATAACCGGGGCAAACATGACAGGAAAAACAGTAATACTAAGATCTTTGGCATTATCCCAATATCTTTTTCAATATGGGTTCTACGTTCCCGCAAGGCATGCAAAAATCAAACCGGTTGATAAAATATTTTTGGTTTCAGGTGATTATCAATCGATCTTAAGTGGTTTATCTTCATACGCCGCCGAGATTTTAAAATTAAATGAAATATTAACGTACATTAAGCAAGATGATTCAGCATTGATATTACTTGATGAAATAGCAAGAAACACAAATCCTCATGAGGGTAGATTAATTGTGAAAGCTGTCATTAAAATTCTCAACAATTACCATTCTATATCGGTAGTTACAACCCATTTCAACAACGTTGCGGAAAAAAATATAAAAAAATTTAGAATTAAAGGAATTAAAAAATCTCTACTTAAAATGTATATTTCTCCAACAGACATCACAGAATTAATGGATTACTCTTTAATAGAAGACAAGAAGGGAAAAGTCCCAGAAGAAGCATTAACAATTGCAAAAATGCTCAATATTGATAAAGAATTTATAAATACCATCGAAGAGTTGAAAAAGGAGGACCAATTGTGA